CACCACTACGCCCCAAAACCCTGTGAAGTGTGCGGGGCGCGTTGGCTCAGGCAGCGTTGTGCCGACCGTTTGCGCCTTGTCTGAATATCGCGGCACCGGCGCTTCACCGTGGCAACCACTCCAGAGGAACCCCTTGGACCGCGGTACCTCCGGGGGCGATTGCGGCCGTCTGCTCGCGCGTAAGCCCTTTCACGTCAGTGAGGTTGGCGCCGCTGAGGTAGGCATCGGTGAGGTCGGAGGAGCGGAGACTCGCGTTGACGAGGTCGGCACCGCTGAGATCGGCACCGTTGAGCTTGGTGCCATCGAGGTTGGCGTTGGTGAGCTTGGCGTTGTCGAGACGCGTGTTGGTGAGATCAGCACCGCGGAGGTCGGCACCGCTGAGGTCGGCGTTGAGAAAGTCCACGCCGCTGAGGTCGGCGCCCCGGAGGTCGGCGCCGGTGAGGCTGGCGTGATCGAGGTCAGCGTCGACGAGGTAGGCGAGGCGAAGATCGGCGTTGTCGAGGAAGGCGCCGGTGAGGTCGGCGGCGGTGAAGATGGCAAAGGGTGCCGCTAGACCTTTGAGTTCAGGCTGCCACAGGCAAGCATTGGCGAGGTTGAGATGGCTTGCTGGGTCATCTCTGGCGGCGTTGCGGCGCGCCAGGACACTGAGTGCTGCCTGCACATCCGCGGACAGTGGTTGATCAGGGCAGTGGCGTTGCGCATCACGGAGCACTTTCGTTCTTTCGTGCACGAACGTGGTCAGCAGGTTGACCACGGCGGGGTGGTCGGGAGGTGAATCGCGGGCGATGCGTTCCAGGGCGTAGATGCCGCCGATGCGGACTTCGAGGTTGTCGCGAGTGCCCAGCTGTTCGACGGCTCTGCCGAACCGCTCGGTGATCTGCTGTTCCTGGGTGTTGAGGCTTTGGCTGCGGGTCGATTCCAGCGTGGTCTGGGAAGCAACGTACTGCGGAACAGCCAACGCCAGCGTGGCCAGTACTGCCCCCAGCGTCAGGATCTGAGTCAGGTCGAGACGGCGGCGTGGCCGGGCTCGACCAGGCGAGGACGATCGTGACCTACGGCGGGACCTGATGCCCGCAGGATGGCGTAATCCCAACCTGACTGGGCGCGCCGACCTGACCACACGCCGACGCGACGCACCACGGGGACGAGGGCGATCGATCATGGTGACCACGGTGCCAGCACCACGTCCGCCGGTGAGGACGTTTCGCGATGATTCCACTATTGTGGCCCGCGGTTCGAGCTCATTGGCCACGCTCCGGAGCGGGTCGGCAAGTTCGGGGTGGCCGCCTGTCCTGGTCCGGCCCAGCAGGCGGACGGCGACGTATCGCAGTGCGAGCCGGTCGGGGTGTCGAGCACGTCGGCGAAGGAGCGCCCCACACGGTCGCCGCGGTGCGGGTGGCGGTTGCCCGTCCCGATCGCACGGGTGCTGCTCGGCTCGATCCGGCTGCCGACCTACAACATCCCGCTGGAACGGCGAAGAACGGACACGAGGAGCGCGAATCAGCACCCTCACCGAGGACGAGCTGACTAAAGGCTTCCCTTGAGCTGCTGAACCAGAGATGACGGCGTCCCGGTCGATGAGGACCTCGCCCACTTCCATCGACGCTGACCCGCCCCGGAAACCCACCAAATAACGCCGGAGACGCCTGCAGGTGGGTCATGGTTGCGGTCTCGATGGGAGCGATCGCCTTCTTTATCCGGAGGTCGGTCGGGGCCTCAGTCACATGAGAGATTTTGGGGCCTGGTGGTGCAACTGGCGAGCACTCAGGAGCTCTCGGGCACTGATGGTTCGGTAGATCTGGTTGGAGGGCAGTCGCCGGGCGCTCGTGCGGTCAGGCCGGGTTGGAAGAAGCCGGTGTCTTCTGGTGCGTGCCACTTCGCGTCCTGGAAGCCGGCGTCGAGGGCGAAGCCCGTGACCTGGTCCTGGGTCAGCGCCCTACGCGCTGCTGCGCTGGGCTGAGCCGTACCTGCCCGCTTCGATCGCGCGGGTGTTGCTCGGCTCGACCCGGCCGCCGACCTGAGCCCTGCGGGAACCGGCGAAGAACGAACACGAGTGGCACGAATCAGCACCGTCGCCGGGGACGAGCTGACTAAGGTCGCAACGGGTACCGGAGAGGAAGGGAGCGCTTCATGATTCCGCGGGTGCGGCTGACCGCCGCCATCATCGCCGTCATCGCTACCGCCACCGGTTGCGGCAGCGATGAAAGTCCCGATCCGGGGCCAGCAGCGCGAAAGGTCACCGTCGTCCGGGGCGACCAGACCTATCCCATGACAGCCGAGATCACCGGCTGGCAGATCAAGCCGCACCCACAGGTCCCCGACCAAGGCCCAGCGGCCTTCTTCACCTTCCAGTTCACCGGCGACGCACCGGAAACCGTCGTCTATCTGCAAGTCTGCGCCGTCGACGAACACCGGGTCGTGATCCTCTGCGACCAAATCCTCAGCAACCAGACCAACGAGCACTGGATCGGCCCTTACCCCGGCCTGTCGCGCACCGCCGATGTCCTGCTGCTGCCCGACCAGATGGACCCGGGACTGCACGCAGGCGATCCCAAAGACCACGACGGCTACAATCCGCCGCGCCTTCTCAGCCCCGGCGACCAGCTCTAGCCACCAGATCTGGCGCCCCGCCCCGCCTGAGCGAATGCGCCCTGCACCTTTCACCGGGCGCGGGGCGCATTCGTCGTTTCTGATCGCCGCCGCCAGGTGTCCGCGATCCGAGCCGCGGAGATGGAGAGGTAGCCACTGCTGTTCAGTCCGCGTGCACCCAGCTCTACCTGCAGGACTTCGCCGCGCGGCCTCGTCGGTATAAAGCCGTGCCGGTAGTGGCTGAGCTGGGTGAAGAGCTGGCGGCGATGGGCGTCAGACGACACTGCGCCAACCGAGCACTTCCGCAACGCCCGCACCGGCATCGAGTGGGCGGCCAACGTCGGCGCGCCCGACCACACCCACGTGTTCGCCAACCTCGGCGAGTTCGAACGGATCACCCCGCCCAAGAGAACGAGCACGCGCAAGCCCTCGGCCAAGACCGCCAAGCACGACCAGGACAACGAGGGCTGACCAGTGCCGCGCGTGTACGCCACCCGCTCCGACCTGCTCGCCCACGCGCCACCTGGCGTCGAGGTTCCGGCCGAGCCGGAAGCCTCACGGCTGCTGGCGCGTGCCTCCGAAGCGGTCGAGGTGCTGACCATGACCGCGGTCTACCCGGTCAACGCCGACGGGATGCCCACCGAGGTCGAGCACGCCGACGCCTTCCGCGCCGCGACGTGCGCGCAGGCCGTGCACTGGCTCGACACCGGCGACGAGACCGCGCCGGCCAGTGGTCGACCGTGACGATTGGCTCGATCAACCTGGGCCGTGCGAAGGATGTCGCCGACAGCCCCGAGCAGATGCGCACCCCGAGACCGTGATCAGGCCGCTGCGTCTGGCCGGGCTGTTGCCGGGGTCGCTGGTGCACCGCCCGTACTGGCCGATCCCGTTCTACCCCTGGTGACCGACTTGGAGGTGCGCTGTGTCGGGGATTCCGCGGTTCGTGCTCGCCCGCCAGTAGGCAGGAGGCAATACCTGATGGCACTGCGCAGCATGCTCGCGAAGGACTGGACGCTCGAAGTCCAGAGCCCGACGACCCCCGACGACGTGGGTTCCGGTGAAGGGGCTCACGAAGTTCGACGAGTCCAGCGACGACAACACCGAGGACGACGGCGATTTCGACTCGGACGGCTGGGGCCCGTCGGTCGTCACCCAGCGCACGTGGTCGATCGAGGCCGAAGGCAAGCGCGAGGACACCGCTACCACCAACACCCCGGACCCAGGTCAGGAGTTGATCCGCAAGGCCGCGCACCGATCGCTGCACTCCTCACTGCCGGCGCCCCCGCCTGGCTGGTCGACGCGCTCGGCGACGCCGGGCCCACGCTCGTCGTCCCGATCGTGTTGGGCGCGGTTTACGCGTTGCTGCGCTGGGCCGAGCCGCGGCTGCCCGCACCGATCGCGCGGGTACTGCTCGGCTCGACCAGGCCGCCGACCTACACCCCGCCAAGCTCGACGCCCGATGAACCGGATGGACGGCACCGCGCCGCCTGAACCAACGCGCCCCGCACCCGTTCATCGGGTGCGGGGCTCATTCGTCGTGCTTGTTCCGTTAGCTGAAACGGAACAAGCACCGAGCCCTTTTCGGCACCCTGTAGGTCATGAGCAGTCGTGAGTCGAGCACGGTTCAACAGCGTCCCGAGCGGATACCAGTGATGCCGGGCTGGGTCATTTGGGCCGGCGCCGGGACCCTCCTGATCATCGCGTCGGTCTCGGTGTTCGTCCTGTTCAGCTTGTTCGGTGGAGGAACGGCGCAGGACAAGATCCGGTTGGAGGTGGTCAAGCTCGCCGGGAGCATCGTCATCGGCACCGGCGGAGCGGTGGCTCTCCTGCTGGCTGCACGTCGTCAGCGCACCACCGAACTCGACTTCGCCCACCGGGCCCACGCTGCGGCCATCAGCGAACACGACGCCACTGAGCGCAGGATCACCGATCTCTACACGGCTGCTGCCGGACAACTCGGCTCGGACAAAGCTCCAGTCCGTCTCGCAGGCCTGCACGCACTGGACCGGCTCGGCCAAACTTACCCCAGCCATCGCCAAACGGTCATCGACGTCTTCTGCTCCTACCTGTGCATGCCGTTCACCCCGCCGGTCGACGCCGCACAACACCGCCCCGCACCGTCCAGGCCACGGCGAGTCGGACTGCGCCCGCCAGCCCGCCGGTCCGGGGCACCGCGGTCGGTGGTCAATGAGCTTCGGGTCGCCCTTGGCACAGGTTCCTCAGCCGACGAGGTTGAAACCGCCCGGCAGGAACTCAAAGTCCGCCTCACCGCGCAACGCTTGATCACTGATCACCTACGCCTCGATCACGACGAAGAAGGAAACCCCACCAGCTCCAAATACTGGGAGAACATCGACCTCGATCTGACCGGCGCCACCCTCGTCAACTGGAACATGGAGGACTGCCACACCCGAATGTGCCGCTTCAGTGGGGCGTCGTTTCAGGGCGAAGCCGGGTTCATCGGGACGAAGTTCCATGGCGAAGTTCGAGAAGGTAGTCGCGTTCGACAGGGCGAAGTTTCAGGACAATGCCTGGTTCAGCGAGGCGGAGTTCGAGAGTATAGTCACGCTGGAGGGGACAAAGTTCGAGGGCGTCAAGTTCGTCGGGGCGAAGTTTCAGGACGAATCCTGGTTCGACGGGGCGGAGTTCCAGTGCGAAGCTTTCTTCGATCGAGCGGAGTTCCAGCGCCAAGTTTCTTTCGGGGGAGCGGAGTTCCAAGGCAGCGCCTGGTTCGACGATACGAAGTTCCAGCACAGAGCCACTTTCGGTGGGGCGAAATTCCACGAGAGAACCTAGTTCGGTGGGTCGAAGTTCCGGGGCGAGGCCTCCTTCGGCGAGGTGGAGTTCCAGGGCGACACTTTGTTCGTCGCGGTGGAGTTCCAGAGCAAATCCTTGTTCAGCGGGTCGGGATTCCAGAGCAAGTCTTTGTTCCGCGAGGCGGAGTTTCAGGGCGAAGCCGTGTTCATTGGGGTAGAGTTTCAGGGCGAATCCTGGTTCGACGGGGCGGAATTTCAGAGCGTGGCTTTGTTTAATGGAGCGGAGTTCCATGCAAGA
This portion of the Saccharopolyspora antimicrobica genome encodes:
- a CDS encoding pentapeptide repeat-containing protein, producing MAVPQYVASQTTLESTRSQSLNTQEQQITERFGRAVEQLGTRDNLEVRIGGIYALERIARDSPPDHPAVVNLLTTFVHERTKVLRDAQRHCPDQPLSADVQAALSVLARRNAARDDPASHLNLANACLWQPELKGLAAPFAIFTAADLTGAFLDNADLRLAYLVDADLDHASLTGADLRGADLSGVDFLNADLSGADLRGADLTNTRLDNAKLTNANLDGTKLNGADLSGADLVNASLRSSDLTDAYLSGANLTDVKGLTREQTAAIAPGGTAVQGVPLEWLPR
- a CDS encoding pentapeptide repeat-containing protein — protein: MAKFEKVVAFDRAKFQDNAWFSEAEFESIVTLEGTKFEGVKFVGAKFQDESWFDGAEFQCEAFFDRAEFQRQVSFGGAEFQGSAWFDDTKFQHRATFGGAKFHERT